In a genomic window of Allomeiothermus silvanus DSM 9946:
- a CDS encoding UbiX family flavin prenyltransferase has product MDEAYKRVVVGLSGASGMPYALDLLHTLRRIPHLQIHLVMTQGAKRVLVEEAETTVEAVEALAHAVHRSPDLGAPIASGSFRTVGMVVIPCSATTLAKIAWGLADNLLTRAAYVTLKERRPLILVPREAPLPLPSLEAMVKAAQAGATILPASPGFYHKPQNIEDLLGFITQRILDLLDIPYPRSARWKDEG; this is encoded by the coding sequence GTGGATGAAGCGTATAAACGGGTGGTAGTTGGTCTATCTGGGGCTTCGGGGATGCCGTATGCGCTCGATTTGCTACACACCCTGCGCCGGATTCCTCACCTACAGATTCACCTGGTCATGACCCAGGGGGCCAAGCGGGTGTTGGTCGAGGAAGCCGAGACCACCGTGGAGGCCGTGGAGGCTTTGGCTCATGCCGTTCACCGCTCCCCTGACCTGGGCGCTCCGATTGCCTCGGGCAGCTTTCGCACGGTGGGGATGGTAGTCATACCCTGTAGTGCCACCACCCTTGCCAAGATCGCCTGGGGGCTGGCGGACAACCTGCTGACCCGTGCGGCCTACGTCACCCTCAAAGAGCGACGCCCGCTGATCCTGGTGCCCCGCGAGGCCCCCCTGCCATTGCCGAGCCTCGAGGCCATGGTCAAGGCGGCCCAAGCCGGGGCCACCATCCTCCCGGCCAGCCCCGGCTTCTACCACAAACCCCAAAACATCGAGGACCTGTTGGGGTTTATCACCCAGCGGATCTTGGACTTGCTAGATATTCCGTATCCGCGCTCGGCCCGCTGGAAGGACGAAGGGTAG